The nucleotide sequence TTTGACCAATACTGTCTGTGGCATTTTCTCCTTGCCCTCACTATGTTCTCTTCACCCTTTGTCGCCCTATCATTTTCGCCCTGATTCTCGTGCTTGTTAAGGACAAATGAGAACGAgcaatatgtatatattgtttgtAATATTATCTTTAATACTTGTATATTTGTATAATTAGacggaagttgtgatgtggtccagcgattggtggtctgcctcctttaagggatgtcaggagttcgacccccgttggctacatattaaaacacaatttcatccctgccatgaagtatccacccatggcacctttctcatatcgttttttttgggggggggggggggggggggggggggtaaaggGAAGGTTGTTTTACttagccgtgcccttggatcggtttcaaggtttcctcccgggcagcgatgggggcggggttattatcgctgcatcggcatagtcgaaacgggagatgatcgcaacggggggtttagtccccctcgggtgatcccaatcgctgttcagAAACATATAATTAGACTCCTTTTTTTAGAAAGTATGTCATTGATTGTAGTGGTTCAGTTATCGTTATGTTCTAGAAAGAAGTATTGATGTGACGCTGATTTGAAAGTTCATCGTGAGAATAAATTGTTAGTTTTAtgattaaaaattaaatatttagTTTTTATGCACATCGTACTTGAGGTTTCACGGGAGAGCCAATGTCCAACATGGTTTTTTTTTAATAATCAGTCCCTACACATTAATTATATTAACTCAAGATTCAATATTTGCAAGAGAGTTTTTAGAATTTAGTAATTTACATGTACTAGTTGACAAAGCCTGTGCGTTGCACGGATTGGTCTTAAATTTCAAGATTTTGATGTTAATGTTTTGAATGATTTCATCATCGAGTTGGCTAAGATCTTTGATTAGGACGTCGTTGCAAATTCATGTAAAATCAATTAACAAACGTAAATAATCACACAAAATCTTGTGTAAACCATGATGTTGTCCGATACACACCCATAGCTTccgataataataatatgtaatgtatTAAGGTCAGATATTTAATCAAATAACTTACAACATATATGTCACAACATAAACAGAAAACACCAAAGTAAGCAAAATAATCATTTCTTCTATTAAGTTAAACTCTGTATCACAAATTTATGCTTGTAACATATGATCACTACACACACACTTACCATCATAATGCTAAAATGTACGCCGTAATACTAAGTGTCAAAATTCAAATACATTTAGAATTATTGTTCCAAACAACATAAAGTAATTCACACTCATAATTTATAATAAACAAAAAGAAAATATAATAAAACTTAATAATGTTTGTGATAGGATTCTATAATATTTGAAGATATGATTCGATAATTTTTTAAGAACTTAACTGTGTCTTTAATGTTTACTATTAGATGTCATTGTATCTCTTCATCACTTCCCAAGTACCAATAACCACCGAActattggttgagtggtaaaaagTCTCAGTTGGTTGTGAGGGGGAGTTTTCTCCAATGTTGTGCATCTGGTATTCTTCACTCTGTGCGGGCCAAACATTTAACCTAAAGCATTCCGGATACGCTTTGCACGATGGATgcgaggagtttcttcctaacgggtgTGTAGGTGacaaatgagaggattcgatgccAAAATTGTTGTTCTAAAGAAAAACTTCCCAAGTACCAATATCCAACTACATAACACAAACAAAAATGGTTGATATGAAAAAAGTATTACGAAGTATTTGATAAGGATGCCCACACATAACACGAACAAAAATAAATCCATATATAAAGCATTTAGATCAAATCAATAAACATATCTAagtgataaatttaataataataatagagactaTTCTTCTTCAAGATAACCAACTACATAAATAGTAAAGAGATTAGAATAAATGATAacgtaaacatacataatatatcaaTTGCAATAACATACACTTTAACATAAAATAAACGTACTTATTAGAATGGAAACTAAAACTTGATAATACATTAACATGTGTAGACTTACTCAGAGAACCCATGAAACCCACGTACTATCAGTATTAGATCGATACAGTAAAAAATGAGTTTGAGAATCAGATATCAAGTATGGAACCCACTTACAGTAATAGGTATCAATATAGTGTTTGATTCCCAATCTTTATTCAAAAACTGGCAACCAAATAAGTTAATGAGTAGCTATCCGATTTCTACTCTTATTTCCATCACCTAACCTGAAAAAACAAACACACTATGAATATTTGATATCAAAATCTACAATATTTTGTAAACTTACTGAGAGAACCCATGAAATAATTAAAAGAGGTGTAGGTTTTTAACTACGAATATTAGTAGTGATATTTTTCGAGTTGTACTGTTGTACATACTAAAAAATTTCTTTCTGTAAATTTTTCTGTGTGCTACACTGTTTGTTCCAATTTATACCTGAACAATGtgagaacgtttttttttttttttttttttcagttccaTGTGAAATAGTGAGGAGGAGTTAAACATCCTTTAATTTAGAGTTGAATTTATTGATGTAAAGTAGTGATGATTCGTAACCATCGGTTTGTTTATGCATTGAGAAACGTAAGAGTTTAAAAACAATTGCATTACACTTGTAGTTATTACTGACGATATgttccggcccgcgcgatgcggcgagagctttcggcctgtgtattcatatttaatgtagtgttgtgtatttacagaggggaaaatgctcatgtcttaagcgccgttttagatgtcgttgtcttaagtgttttctaaaaagtgtccgtttcgaacgtagttagtttcgttttgttcataaaaaattttcgagtgtaacggtgctgtcgaaaaaatttaacttgcggcgaacagaaagatacgggctgtcgttgtgttaagcgttttttaaaaagtgtctgtttcgcgtACAGTTAGTCCCGTTGGCTTCGTGAGActgtttcgagttgaacggtggcctcgaaaaaatttaactcgcaacaAGCGAGAAGGTAGGGCTCGTTATAATTTTGGGGGAATTagtgtattttattttaataaaattatatggtTACACTTTTTACCCTTGAAAAAGTGTAAAAATGAGGGgctgttgtgtaaattgagccgaatttGAGGGATCGATTATAATGTGGAtgtaaactcaaaactacaatccaaATTAACTAAAACTACACATCTATCCATcccttttagtatataagggttaataatTAGAATTATCCCTTATAGTTATTACTGACGATATgttccggcccgcgcgatgcggcgggagctttcggcctgtgtattcatatttaatgtagtgttgtgtatttacagagggggaaATGCCCAtgtcttaagcgccgttttagatgtcgttgtcttaagtgttttctaaaaagtgtccgtttcgaacgtagttagtttcgttttgttcataaaaaattttcgagtgtaacggtgctgtcgaaaaaatttaacttgcggcgaacagaaagatacgggctgtcgttgtgttaagcgttttttaaaaagtgtctgtttcgcgtATTAGAATTATCCTTATTATAATTAGAAAATGAAACTGACAAATTGAATTTATAATTTATGAATAAAATCTTAAAATTAATGCCATGTAATGATCTTTCACATAACTCAAAATATGAAAGAACACTTAAAGTTAATGCCATGGCATGATCTTTCACATAACTCAAAAGGTAATGTACGAACAAAACTGGTGTTTTTGACGTTTAGGATTACCAACACTAATTTCTAATGCAAAACTAATTTCTAATGGCCTTTAATGTTATGATATACGGAGTACTTAATTTTTGATTAAATGAATTTGTAACTAAGAAGACACCATAGCTTTTTTCTTtacttttatattttttcttttacttATTACCATCAATTAATATAGAGGTAATTAACCATAATTACATGTAGGACTCAATCTTTGGATAGAGAATATAGATAAAGTTTTACCATATGATTAAGTGGTTATGTTGGGTAAAAAATTAAAAGTAAATGAAGTGGGTTAATGAACTTATTTATGACATTTGGAGTCAAAATTTAGATATACATAGAAGATTACCCTCAATTATTTTGCACATATAGCCTAACTCCCTAACGTTTTCACATAAATTTGGAAATATACCAGCTCAAATACGCCACAAAATTAACACGCATGGCCTAAGATCATATATATTGTAAGGAAACGATAAAAAATTTTAAACACTTACTTTTATTACTTTTCTCAACTAGTAATGTGCGCGTCTCGTGAACTTTTACAGAAAATATGTTATTTGTATTGTGCATTATGTTTTAAAATCGTAAGCTTTCGTATTTTACATAACAACATACATAGGTATCAGGTATGTGTAAGCATATGTAGCATTGTAGCAACCAGATAATACCTTAAAGCAAGAATCTACACTTGAAACTGTAAGATTGTATAAAGATAATGGTTCTCTTCGCATCATTCTATTTAGATCGTATGAAATGGTTAACTGACCATTATCGCTTCTAGCTATTACATGATAAATTCTTGGGAAACATGTTTCatctcaaaattattatttttttaacgccAAAATATTATATAACTGCAAAATATACCTATACGATTTATTTTGTTCATAAACTGATACATATTTATTATTctcaataaaacttatatttaaatatTTCCTATAGCAAAGTTACAAGCAACTCAAATAAAGTCAACTGCAAGTTCAAGGGTTAATCTGTATTTAGTTTGTAGAATAGGGACTATTCTTGTAACATTTCATAGTTAGGTTGTTAGTGGCAGTTGAGCTGTTATATTAGGGCTCATAACCATTTCTGTATTAACTTAATCAATTCTGTAAATCAATTCTTCAAATCAGTGAAATTGATCTTTCAAATCTATTCATCTTGATCACGCTAAACTTCTCATGGTATCAGAGCGTATGAGTTTAGCTGTTCAtcgttcaatttgatttcatttcaTCCGGTGTTCGCTTAAATCAAACTAGATCTGGTGATTTCACTAAAAATGAAATTCAATGTGTTTGATTTCGAATATTTGGATTATTGTACTGCTTCCGCAATCATTGTTAAGTCATGGATCCGCAAGTGTTTCAAAATCCTTTGTTTCTACATCCATCAGATGGTCCTGGATCATTGCTGATACAAGAAAAATTGATGGGAGCTTAAAATTATAGGTCATGGAGGCGTTCGATTGAAATTGCACTCTCAACCAAGCGTAAGCTTGGATTTGTTACTGGTACAATTGCGAGACCTGCAGATGATCTTACTCGAGCAGATCAATGGGACACATGTAATAACATGGTGAATAGCTGGTTGATGAACTCTGTAAGTGAATCAATTGTGAAATTTATCATGTTTATTGGAACTGCATCTGAAATTTGGACATAGTTAGAAAAAAGATTTGCACTCAGCAATGGATCTAGAAAATACAAGTTACACAAAGAGACTTACTCCTGTGAACAACAAGGAGTGGCTATTAGTGAGTTTTACACTAAGATGATGTGCATTTGGGAAGAGATTGACTCTATGAGTGGTCTGCCTAGGGTTACGGGTACTACACCTGAAATTGTGAACTTCTTGAATGCTGTCAATCGTCAAAAAGAAGAACAACATTTATTCCAGTTTCTTAATGGTTTAGATGAACATTTTAGTGCCCTTAGAAGTCAATTGTTGATGATGAATCCTCTACCTAGTGTGGAAATTGCTTGTTCTATGCTTCAACAAGAAGAGTCACAAAGAGAAATATTCTCCTCTGCTGATTCTACTGCTTTGTACAGTAATACTAATGCCAAAGACAAGTGTGAATTTTGTAGTTTTAGGTGGCACTCACCTGATAAGTGTTGGGAGAAAATTGGATATCCTCCTTGGCATTATAAAAGTAGGCAAGCTGCTAAACAGACAAGTCACAAAGCTAAGCATGGAGGTTTAAATCAAACTAAAAGAACTGCTGCTAGTGTGAAAGGCAATAATGTGATCTTTACTTCAGAATAATTTGAGCAGGTGCTGAAATGCCTTCCACAAATGACACAAAATGAAGTGCACGGGACTGTAGCTGGTTCAGATGATGAACTGGACCATCACTTTACTGCAGGTATATTGTCTAAGTCCTCTAATGTTACAAATTAGATCTTAGACACAGGTGCCGCTGATCACATAACTCCTAGTCATAATGAGTTAATTGAGTCAAAAGTACTACAAACCTCATATTAGGCTTCCAAATGGTAATACATCTAGGATAACTCATATTGGTCAAGCTAAACTAGGAAAtgaaatggaattaaaagatgtGCTGGTTATGCCATCTTTTAAGTTTAGTTTGCTGTCTGTACCAAAGTTGACAAAGGATCAGTCTTGTGTGGTAATATTCTATTCACATTTCTGCCTGATTCAGGACTTGATCACCAAGAAGGTGATAGGGCTGGGTGAAAGAAAGGAAGATCTCTGTTACTTGGTGAATGTGCCTCTTCATCAAGTTAATAAGAGACTGGTGTTATTGATATCTGCTTCTGTACAAAGATCTAGtttgttttcaataaaagaaggttaTAGTGCTAATTCTAGTAAGCTTGTAATGACCTACAGTCTATGCAATCATAGTCTAGGGCATGTATCAGATACTAAGCTAAAATGTATTCCTTCTGTTTCAAATACATTGATAAAACAAAATGAAGTTGTTTGTATCTCTTGTCCTATGGCTAAGTTTACAAAGTTACCTTATAAGTTGAGTGATTCTCATTGTGATAGCATTTTTTAAATGGTTCATATGGATATTTGGGGTCCCTATAAGGTTGTGACTTAAGGAAAATATAGATATTTCCTTACAATTGTTGATGATTATAGTAGGGCAACCTGGATATACTTACTTGTGAATAAAAGTGATTGCTATGAGATGTTTAAAGCCTTCTTGAAGTTTGTTAATACACAGTTTTAGAAAAAAGTGAAAATTGTTAGGTCTGATAATGCATTAGAGTTTATTAGGGGTAAGCTTGGAACTTATTTGACTACACAAGGTATTATTCAACAAACTTCTTGCCCTGATAGGCCACAATAGAACGGTAGAGTTGAAAGAAAACATAGACATATTCTTGACATAGCTAGAGCTATTAGATTTCAGGCTAATCTTCCTTTGACTTTTGGGGAGATTGTGATGACAGCTGTCTATTTGATCAATAGAATACCATCTTCTGTGTTAAATAATAAAATACCCTATgaaatactcttaaataaacctccTACTTATGATCATTTAAGAGTATTTGGGTGTCTTTCCATGGCCAGTAATCCTTCAAGAGTGGTTGACAATTTTGTGAAAGAGGGGTTCCATGTGTATTTTTAGGTTATCATGCAAGTCAAAAAGGGTACAATCTATACAATTTGTTGACTAAGTCTACATTCATCTCAAGGGATGCGATATTCTATGAAAAGATTTTCCCTTTTTTCAAAGAACTTTGATAGTCAATTGTTGCAGTCATTACCTCCTGATAAAGTTCCAAATGTAAGTGCATATGAAGATTTTTATAATGTTCTTGTTACTGTTACTCCAAGTGTGGTTCAAGTTGATCCTACACATGAAAGCACATCTGATACTTCCCAACCTGTTTTAAGAAGGTCAACTAGGCAGTCAAGTGTGCCTATTTGGCATAAAGATTATGTCATCCCTACAGGTCATTCTGTGTTAAATCACACTCCTGTTGCAAGTCAGGTTTCATCTGCTTGTTTGAAGAATGAATTTGAAACTTATCTCACAGCTTTAATGGCTACTACTGACCCAAGATGGTTTAAAAAAGCTATAGTTGATCCAGAATGGTGCAAGGCAATGGATTCTGAATTAACTGCTTTAGAAGACAATGAGACATGGGAGGTGACAGATTTACCTCCAAATAAAAAACCCATCAGTTGTCACTGGATATATAAAACAAAGTTACAGACAGATGGGACTGCTGATAGAAAGAAGGCTAGATTGGTTGTTGATGGCAACAGACAGAGAGAAGGTATAGACTACACTGAAACTTTTGCTTCTGTTACAAAGATGGTCACTGTTAGATCTTTATTAGCAGTTGCAGCTATGTACAACTGGCATATTTCACAAATGGATGTATCAAATGCTTTTTTACATGGTGACTAGTTAGAAGAGGTGTATATGAAGATGCCTTTGGGATATGCAGGTAAGGGGGAGTTAGTTCAAAACATACCTGCAAATACAACCAAAGTGTGTAAACTAAAGAAATCTTTATATGGGCTAAAGCAGGCACCAAGACAATGGTTCTCAAAGTTGTCATCTGCTCTTCCGAGTTTTGGGTATACACAATCAAAGGAAAATTATTGTCTTTTTACTAAAAAAGATGATAGTCAGTTTACAGCTATTTTGATCTATGTGGATGATTTACTCATCACTAGAAATAGTTCATCTCATATTGAACAGTTAAAAGAGCAATTAAAGTCTCAATTTAACATGAAAGATTTGGGAAATGTGAGTTATTTTTTGGGTTTGGAAATATCTAAGTCTGACCAGGGTATATTTGTTTCTCAACAAAAATATACCTTAGATTTGTTGAAAGAAAATGGAGTGTTGAACTGCAAACCTTACAAGCTTCCTTTGGATCCAAATACCAAGTTGCAAGCTGGTGTAGGTACACCTATGCAAGATCCAGAAGTTTATTGAAGGCTGATAGGTAAACTCATCTACCTCACTATCACCAGGCCTGACATTTGTTATGGTGTGCAGTTATTAAGCCAATTTATTCAGTCACCTACTTCTATTCATTATCAAGCAGCTAAACATTTGTTGAGGTATTTGGTATTAGCTCCATACCAAGGCATATTATTAGCCAACAACTCTGATTGGGCTAGTTGTCCTATGACTAGAAGGTCAACTACTGGATACTGTGTTTTATTAGGCAAATCTCCAATTTCATGGAAGTCAAAGATGCAGAGTGTTGTGTCCAGATCTTCTGCTGAAGCAGAGTATAGAGCTATGGCTCTAACTTGCTGTGAAGTTACATGGTTGATTAGTCTTTTAAAAGATTTAGGTTTAAAAGAGTTGGTGTGTGTTtaattgtattgtgataatcaagctGTCATTCACATTGCTGCAAATCCAGTGTTTCATGCTCGAACCAAGCATATAGAGGTTGATTGTCATTATGTTAGAGATCAAGTCAAGCAAGATTTAGTTCATCCTCAATATGTTAATACAAAGGAGCAATTAGCAGATGTGTTCACCAAAGTTGTTTCTGTGGAACAGCACAACAACTTATTATCCAAGTTGGGAGTGACTGTAGATACTCACTCTCAACTTCAGGGGGAGTATAGCAAAGTTACAAGCAAGTTAAGGGttaatatgtatttaatttgtagaaTAGGGACTATTCTTGTAACATTTCGTAGTTAGGTTGTTAGTGGTGGTTTAGCTGGTTGAGCTATTATATTAGGGCTCATAACCATTTCTGTATTAACTTAATCAATTCTGTAAATCAATTCTTCAAATCAATGAAATTGATCTTTCAAATCTATTCATCTTGATCATGCTAAATTTCTCATTTCCAGACTAATTATTATGTATGTAAAGTTAAAAAAATTTCAATATAAAATGCATGAAAGTAcatatatgatattatattattattattattatagaacatGAATTTTAGTTCCATTTATACATCTAGAACCAAGTGATTTTTTGTAGTGCTGAAACTTATTTGATTCCAAAATTCCCACAAAATAGAGTTCGGGGTTAAACTCTTGTCTTTTATAAGCTAATGGTGAAACTTGACAGTTATAATACTTTTAGGATTCAAACTTTAAATTGTTGCTAGGAGTTTTGTGAGCAGCCCCCTCACAGAACACGGAATGTTGTGGGAAGTAAAGTGCCGACACATAGGTAAATGCTAGTTAAAATCACATGCACCAAAGTACAAGAAGGTTATGTTTCTCACGCTATTATTACCTTTTATGTAAAAGTTCATTTCTAATAAAAAAAAGTCAATTGATTAAAAAAGTTCAAAACTTTTAGACGcaggaaaaaaattaaaaaaataatagaaTTAACGTTTAAGAAAAAACTCATAACTTTTTGTCATTTACTATTTATTTTAACATTTTTATCTACTTTATCAAACACCTAATACATActtcatataaaaaaaataacagctATAAGCTAGAAGATATCATCTAGAAGCTACCAGATATCATTTATAAGCTAACAGCTACCAGCTAGTTTGACCAAACACACCTTAAATCAAATTTACATTTATTAAATAGAAAGACAAAATTGCGTTGTTGGTCTCTCAACTTTATCACAAACAACATAGGCGacatttatcttttttttttaccTCAATGGCCTTCATCTATCATTTTATGACACATATGACCCTGAAAATAACTCCTGTTACTTTTATCCCATTTAGTATTGTCATATCCTTAGCTTGTGAGGGCATAATTGTCTAGACGAACCTATGTAGTTGATTACCCATCACTGTTTACTTTAAATTACATCACGGTGGTGTCTTAATTAAACCACTAGACATAGAGTATTTGATGGTAAAGTATCTTTATATGATGGTGTTGATAGTTTTACTTTTATCGTGTAAAGCCTTGAAGAATAATTAGGGATATGATTTGCCTAAGAAGATGTACTATCATTTTCAGTCGCCTAAAACCAATATAGACAATGGATTACATACTTTTAGCAATGATGAAGACATGAATGTATTAAGGAGTTATGTTGTTACTCATAAGGAGATTTGCATGTTTATTGAATATCAGGTATGTGTAGCAAGATCAAGTCAGGTAAGTTTCTTGGATGAATTAGCAACACATAATTCAAGGTTAGTTGATCATGGAGATGAAGAACATTTAATAGAAGGGCTGGAAAAAACAACATGTGATCCTAATATTGTTAATAGCGAAggatatgatattgatgatgaggaCTAAATAGTGGATGAAGATAATAGATATGAAGACGTTAATTTAGACATGTCCGAATATCACCTTTTTATAGACAAGGATGTTGAGTTCATCGGTAATGTTAGCCAAAAAAGTTCCATAAGTTGACTCAACTGATGAATCTATTGAAGTTGATGAGTTGAATAATTATGAGTCTGACAGTGATCAAGAGGGTGAAGATGCTGATGAGAGGATAAGAAAGAAAAAGGCGGGGGAAGTAAGACAGCAAGAAAAAGGTGATGAAGATGTTAGCAATAATTATTCTTAAGTTTGACAAGAGTTTGGTATAAGAGATGAAGTTAAAGAGCTAGTGAGAATACATGAAGTTGAAACTAGAAGGCATCAAAAGTAAGGGAAACAGAATACAAGTTTGTTGTGTAGGAGAATGTTCACAAGAAGAGGTTGTAGAGAAAGGAGAATGTTCAAAACAAGTGATTGAAAAAAACAACAAAAGCAAGGGTAAAAGGTTGTTGATATTGAGGAAAAAAAGAAGACATGGGGAAAAAGGAATTCGAAACTTAATTGTTCATGGAGGCTATTTGTTTCAAACTTGTTAACAAAGAGACATAGAAAGTTAAAAAATCTAAACCTGAACATGAGTTTATAACTTTAAGAAACATCAAACAATGTACCTATGAATTCCTTGCTTTTAAATTGGTTCACCAGATTCCAACAAATCCAAAAATTCCATCAGTAGCAATCAAATCACAGTATGAGCAGGAACTTGAGTTGGGTATTTCAAAAACTAAGGCTTacagtgtagtgacctgaacttttccatgtttatatatatattaaatgaaattgttattttacatgattaagtgtttccaacatgttaagcaatcaaacttgttaagacttgattaattgaaataggtttcatatagacaattgaccacccaagttgaccggtgatccacgaacgttaaaacttgtaaaaactatatgatgacacatattgaaatgtcccgttcttattgattaaaaatgttccatattaattgatttcgttgcgaggttttgacctctatatgagacgtttttcaaagactgcattcatttttaaaacaaaccataacctttatttcataaacaaaggtttaaaaagctttacgtagattatcaaataatgataatctaaaatatcctgtttacacacgaccattacataatggtttacaatacaaatatgttacatcgaaatcagtttcttgaaagcagtttttacacaatatcatacaaacatggactccaaatcttgtccttattttagtatgcaacagcggaagctcttagtattcacttgagaataaacatgctttaaacgtcaacaaaaatgttggtgagttataggtttaacctatatatatcaaatcgtaacaatagaccacaagatttcatatttcaatacacatcccatacatagagataaaaatcattcatatggtgaacacctggtaaccgacattaacaagatgcatatataagaatatccccatcattccgggacacccttcggatatgatataaatttcgaaatactaaagcatccggtactttggatggggtttgttaggcccaatagatctatctttaggattcgcgtcaattagggtgtctattccctaattcttagattactagacttaataaaaaggggcatattcgatttcgataattcaaccatagaatgtagtttcacgtatgtgtgtctattttgtaaatcatttataaaacctgcatgtattctcatcccaaaaatattagattttaaaagtgggactataactcactttcacaaagttttacttcgtcgggaagtaagacttggccactggttgattcacgaacctataacaatatatacatatatatcaaagtatgttcaaaatatatttacaacacttttaatatattttgatgttttaagtttattaagtcagctgtcctcgttagtaacctacaactagttgtccacagttagatgtacagaaataaatcgataaatattatcttgaatcaatccacgacccagtgtatacgtatctcagtattgatcacaactcaaactatatatattttggaatcaacctcaaccctgtatagctaactccaacattcacatatagagtgtctatggttgttccgaaatatatatagatgtgtcgacatgatcggtcgaaatattgtatacgtgtctatggtatctcaagattacataatatacaatacaagttgattaagttatggttggaatagatttgttaccaatttttacgtagctaaaaagagaaaaattatccaatcttgttttacccataacttcttcattttaaatccgttttgagtgaatcaaattgctatggtttcatattgaaatctattttatgaatctaaacagaaaaagtataggtttatagttggaaatacaagttacaagtcgtttttgaaagaggtagtcatttccgtcgaaagaacgacatcttgatgaccatt is from Rutidosis leptorrhynchoides isolate AG116_Rl617_1_P2 chromosome 10, CSIRO_AGI_Rlap_v1, whole genome shotgun sequence and encodes:
- the LOC139870972 gene encoding uncharacterized protein, whose amino-acid sequence is MKFNVFDFEYLDYCTASAIIVKSWIRKSWRRSIEIALSTKRKLGFVTGTIARPADDLTRADQWDTCNNMVNSWLMNSLEKRFALSNGSRKYKLHKETYSCEQQGVAISEFYTKMMCIWEEIDSMSGLPRVTGTTPEIVNFLNAVNRQKEEQHLFQFLNGLDEHFSALRSQLLMMNPLPSVEIACSMLQQEESQREIFSSADSTALYSNTNAKDKCEFCSFRWHSPDKCWEKIGYPPWHYKSRQAAKQTSHKAKHGGLNQTKRTAASVKGNNVIFTSE